A genomic region of Caulobacter sp. NIBR2454 contains the following coding sequences:
- a CDS encoding GlsB/YeaQ/YmgE family stress response membrane protein — MNGVGIFSAVVIGIAAGWIAERVLNRRHGLFMNLIVGVVGSFVGAFLVRSLHIPFSGFVGSLIVSTLGAIVLLAFLSLAPRK, encoded by the coding sequence GTGAACGGAGTCGGTATCTTCAGCGCCGTGGTCATCGGCATCGCCGCCGGCTGGATCGCCGAGCGGGTGTTGAACCGTCGCCACGGCCTGTTCATGAACCTCATCGTCGGCGTGGTCGGCTCGTTCGTCGGCGCCTTCCTGGTCCGCTCGCTGCACATCCCGTTCAGCGGCTTTGTCGGCAGCCTGATCGTCTCCACCCTCGGGGCGATCGTACTGTTGGCCTTCCTCAGTCTGGCGCCCCGCAAATGA
- a CDS encoding DUF2842 domain-containing protein, whose protein sequence is MNPRIRKAIGGVALMVFLFFYVVAALAIFVVLPDNRLIHLVYFVVVGLGWGVPIIPLLTWMDKGRFGFK, encoded by the coding sequence ATGAACCCACGCATCCGCAAGGCCATCGGCGGCGTCGCCCTCATGGTCTTTTTGTTCTTCTACGTGGTGGCGGCTTTGGCGATCTTCGTCGTCTTGCCGGACAACCGCCTCATCCACCTCGTCTATTTCGTGGTGGTGGGCCTGGGCTGGGGCGTGCCGATCATTCCCTTGCTCACCTGGATGGACAAGGGCCGCTTCGGCTTCAAATAG
- a CDS encoding MerR family transcriptional regulator: protein MAKGPNAFRTISEAADELGVPQHVLRFWETKFSFIRPMKRAGGRRFYRPQDIAVLNGVRKLLHDEGYTIKGVQKLHKDLGVKRLLEAGQGGGVSPVEGAVIESVDLSPESRNRLSFALDDLNAVKARLDALLKH, encoded by the coding sequence GTGGCGAAGGGTCCCAACGCCTTCCGCACCATCTCCGAAGCCGCTGACGAGCTCGGCGTGCCGCAGCACGTGCTCCGCTTCTGGGAGACCAAGTTCTCCTTCATCCGTCCCATGAAGCGGGCGGGTGGACGCCGGTTCTATCGCCCGCAGGACATCGCCGTGCTGAATGGCGTGCGCAAGCTGCTGCACGACGAGGGCTACACCATCAAGGGCGTGCAGAAGCTGCACAAGGACCTGGGCGTCAAACGGCTGCTGGAGGCCGGGCAGGGCGGCGGCGTCTCGCCTGTCGAGGGCGCGGTGATCGAGTCGGTGGATCTGAGCCCGGAAAGCCGCAATCGCCTGAGCTTCGCCCTCGACGATCTCAATGCGGTCAAGGCGCGTCTGGACGCGCTGTTGAAGCACTGA
- a CDS encoding integration host factor subunit alpha: MNGATLTRADLCEAVHEEVGLTRQDCAGLVERTLDLVADALEQGQTVKLSGFGVFQVRSKRARMGRNPKTGEPAEIEPRRVIGFRASQVMKARVERALAK; this comes from the coding sequence ATGAACGGTGCGACTTTGACGCGGGCGGATCTTTGCGAGGCCGTCCATGAAGAGGTGGGCCTGACGCGGCAGGACTGCGCCGGTCTGGTCGAGCGCACGCTCGATCTGGTGGCCGACGCCCTGGAGCAGGGCCAGACGGTCAAGCTATCCGGCTTTGGCGTCTTTCAGGTCCGCTCCAAGCGCGCCCGCATGGGCCGCAATCCCAAGACCGGCGAGCCGGCCGAGATCGAACCCCGCCGGGTGATCGGCTTCCGCGCCTCTCAGGTCATGAAGGCGCGTGTCGAACGCGCCCTGGCGAAGTAG
- a CDS encoding beta-ketoacyl-ACP synthase III, with protein sequence MRSVVTGVGAFLPEHVVTNDDLAKIVETSDEWIIERTGIRQRHKASDDQAVSDLAVEACRKALADAGKTPADVDLIIMATTTADLTFPAAATIVQRKLGCPVGIAFDVQAVCSGFVYAMSVADGFVARGHAKCALVIGAETMSRLMDWTDRGTCVLFGDGAGAVVLEPQAGEGTKADRGVLSFALRADGTKQDLLYVDGGVSTTGTVGKLRMLGNQVFRHAVVNIAEAITMAAEKADVTIPEVDWFIPHQANQRILEGVARRLGLEEHKVISTVAEHANTSAASIPLALAHGIADGRIKKGDLLLLEAMGGGLTWGAVVLRL encoded by the coding sequence ATGCGTAGCGTGGTGACCGGCGTCGGAGCCTTTTTGCCTGAGCACGTCGTGACCAACGACGACCTGGCCAAGATCGTCGAGACCAGCGACGAGTGGATCATCGAGCGCACGGGCATCCGCCAGCGCCACAAGGCGTCCGACGACCAGGCGGTCTCGGATCTGGCGGTCGAGGCCTGTCGCAAGGCGCTGGCTGACGCAGGCAAGACGCCGGCCGACGTCGATCTGATCATCATGGCCACCACAACGGCCGACCTGACCTTTCCCGCCGCCGCGACGATCGTGCAGCGCAAGCTGGGTTGCCCGGTGGGCATCGCGTTCGACGTGCAGGCCGTATGTTCGGGCTTCGTCTACGCCATGAGCGTGGCGGACGGCTTCGTTGCGCGAGGGCACGCCAAGTGCGCCCTGGTCATCGGGGCCGAGACCATGAGCCGCCTGATGGACTGGACCGACCGCGGCACCTGCGTGCTGTTCGGCGACGGGGCTGGGGCGGTGGTGCTGGAGCCGCAGGCCGGCGAGGGGACCAAGGCCGACAGGGGTGTGCTGAGCTTCGCCCTGCGCGCCGACGGGACCAAGCAGGACCTGCTGTATGTGGACGGCGGCGTCTCAACGACGGGCACCGTCGGCAAGCTGCGCATGCTGGGCAACCAGGTGTTCCGCCACGCCGTGGTCAACATCGCCGAGGCCATCACCATGGCGGCTGAGAAGGCCGACGTGACCATCCCGGAAGTCGACTGGTTCATCCCACACCAGGCCAATCAGCGCATCCTGGAAGGGGTGGCGCGGCGTCTGGGGCTGGAGGAGCACAAGGTGATCTCCACCGTGGCCGAACACGCCAACACCTCGGCGGCGTCGATCCCCTTGGCCCTGGCGCACGGCATCGCCGACGGCCGGATCAAGAAGGGCGACCTGCTGCTTCTGGAGGCCATGGGCGGCGGCCTGACCTGGGGCGCGGTGGTTCTGCGCCTCTAA
- the plsX gene encoding phosphate acyltransferase PlsX, with protein sequence MSQNLVISIDAMGGDHGPSVIVPGVAVAAGRLPGVRFLLHGDETALNAELARCPAARAVSEVRHSDRAIAMDEKPAQALRRGKGTSLWNAVEAIREGEASAAVSAGNTGALMAISKLILRMSANMERPAIVASWPTMRGVSAVLDVGANVESDADQLVEFAIMGAAFHHAVHGSDKPTVGILNVGSEDQKGHDEVREAHAMLKDMDLDLDYQGFVEGTDIAKGTVDVVVTDGFTGNVALKTAEGLARFFSNEIKSTFMSGPLAMAGALLASGALKKMRHRLDPGRVNGGPLLGLNGIVVKSHGGADAQSFASAIRVAVDLARSDFSAEIERNLQRLTAAKEKCETVQPEGGAAE encoded by the coding sequence TTGTCCCAAAATCTCGTGATCTCCATCGACGCCATGGGCGGCGACCACGGACCCTCCGTGATCGTCCCCGGCGTGGCGGTCGCCGCCGGACGCCTGCCGGGAGTGCGTTTCCTGCTGCATGGCGACGAGACGGCCCTGAACGCTGAACTCGCCCGCTGCCCCGCCGCCCGGGCGGTCAGCGAGGTGCGCCACAGCGACCGCGCCATCGCCATGGACGAAAAGCCGGCGCAGGCCCTACGCCGGGGCAAGGGCACCAGCCTGTGGAACGCCGTGGAGGCGATTCGCGAGGGTGAGGCATCGGCCGCCGTCTCGGCCGGCAACACCGGCGCCCTGATGGCGATCTCCAAGCTGATCCTGCGGATGAGCGCCAACATGGAGCGCCCGGCGATCGTCGCCAGCTGGCCCACCATGCGCGGCGTCTCGGCCGTGCTGGACGTAGGGGCCAATGTCGAGAGCGACGCCGACCAGTTGGTGGAGTTCGCGATCATGGGCGCGGCCTTCCACCACGCGGTGCATGGTTCGGACAAGCCGACCGTCGGCATCCTGAACGTGGGTTCGGAGGACCAGAAGGGCCACGACGAGGTGCGCGAGGCGCACGCCATGCTCAAGGACATGGACCTGGACCTGGATTACCAGGGCTTTGTCGAGGGCACGGATATCGCCAAGGGCACGGTGGACGTGGTCGTCACGGATGGCTTCACCGGCAACGTGGCCCTGAAGACCGCCGAGGGCTTGGCGCGGTTCTTTTCCAACGAGATCAAGAGCACCTTCATGAGCGGCCCCCTGGCCATGGCCGGGGCGCTGCTGGCGTCGGGGGCGCTGAAGAAGATGCGGCATCGTCTTGATCCTGGCCGGGTCAATGGCGGGCCGCTGCTGGGCCTGAACGGCATCGTGGTCAAAAGCCATGGCGGCGCGGACGCCCAGAGCTTCGCTTCCGCCATCCGGGTGGCGGTGGACCTGGCGCGCAGCGACTTCTCGGCCGAGATCGAGCGTAATCTGCAACGCCTCACCGCCGCCAAAGAGAAGTGTGAGACGGTCCAGCCCGAGGGAGGGGCTGCGGAGTGA
- a CDS encoding YceD family protein — MTGEWPKTVTFAEVSRGSMVLDLTADDVSKRKAAKTLGLEAINSLKATVKLAQWLDGVEMKGKLRASVVQTCSVTAESLPAKIHGEFVLRLLPPGSPNAPTTESPELDIEADADDVPDVLEGEVIDVSAYVIEHLALELDPFPRKEGAEFEQPPEPVDLSPFAALKALSKPKADE, encoded by the coding sequence ATGACCGGAGAGTGGCCCAAGACCGTCACCTTCGCCGAGGTTTCGCGCGGGTCGATGGTGCTCGACCTGACGGCCGACGACGTCTCCAAGCGCAAGGCGGCCAAGACGCTGGGGCTGGAGGCGATCAATTCGCTGAAAGCCACGGTCAAGCTGGCCCAATGGCTCGACGGCGTCGAGATGAAGGGCAAGCTGAGGGCCAGCGTCGTGCAGACCTGCAGCGTCACGGCCGAATCGCTGCCGGCCAAGATCCATGGCGAGTTCGTCCTGCGCCTTCTGCCGCCGGGCAGCCCCAATGCGCCGACCACCGAGTCGCCCGAACTGGACATCGAGGCGGACGCCGACGACGTCCCGGACGTGCTGGAAGGTGAAGTCATCGATGTCTCGGCCTATGTGATCGAGCATCTGGCGCTTGAGCTGGACCCATTCCCGCGAAAGGAAGGGGCTGAATTCGAACAGCCGCCCGAACCGGTCGATCTGTCGCCCTTCGCCGCGTTGAAGGCGCTGTCGAAGCCCAAGGCGGACGAATAA
- a CDS encoding ubiquinol-cytochrome C chaperone family protein, which produces MFLERFFPPSPAKIAGRRLYDAAAQQARSPGFYTAMGVADSLEGRFELYSLHVALVVERLRGEGQTAADVSQATFDAYVRGLDDALREIGVGDLSVGKKMKKLAAAFYGRLKGLDDVFAALPDKAPLQALIERTVAPAKDGEALADYILKAREHLAAQHVDALLAGTVTWPEAA; this is translated from the coding sequence ATGTTTCTGGAGCGGTTCTTCCCGCCAAGCCCCGCCAAAATCGCTGGCCGGCGGCTCTATGACGCGGCCGCCCAGCAGGCGCGCTCGCCCGGATTCTACACGGCCATGGGCGTAGCCGACTCGCTGGAAGGCCGGTTCGAGCTCTACAGCCTGCATGTGGCCCTGGTGGTCGAACGGCTGAGGGGTGAAGGTCAGACCGCGGCGGACGTGTCGCAGGCGACTTTCGACGCCTATGTGCGCGGCCTGGACGACGCCCTGCGCGAGATTGGCGTGGGCGACCTGTCGGTCGGCAAGAAGATGAAGAAGCTGGCGGCGGCCTTCTATGGCCGGCTCAAGGGCCTGGACGACGTGTTCGCCGCCCTGCCGGACAAGGCGCCGCTGCAGGCCCTGATCGAGCGCACGGTGGCTCCAGCCAAGGACGGCGAGGCCTTGGCCGACTACATCCTCAAGGCACGCGAGCATCTGGCGGCCCAGCACGTGGACGCGTTGCTGGCGGGTACGGTGACCTGGCCGGAGGCCGCATGA
- a CDS encoding outer membrane protein assembly factor BamE, whose translation MSRPVAFAALAAVVLATGACTPLTNYSGFQAVEEQPADVKVGEDTKSTVMGKLGSPSATSTFDANTWYYMTQVTDRVAFYRPRVIKRDVVAITFAQADEKVAGVKSYTLRDGKVINYADRETPTRGRELTILEQLLGNVGRGGMLPRDDEDGAPGNRPGDRR comes from the coding sequence ATGTCCCGTCCCGTCGCCTTCGCCGCCCTCGCCGCCGTCGTCCTGGCCACGGGCGCCTGCACGCCGTTGACCAACTATTCTGGCTTCCAGGCGGTCGAGGAACAGCCCGCCGACGTCAAGGTCGGCGAGGACACCAAGTCCACTGTCATGGGCAAGCTCGGCTCGCCCTCGGCGACCAGCACCTTCGACGCCAACACCTGGTACTACATGACCCAGGTGACCGACCGGGTGGCCTTCTACCGGCCCCGCGTGATCAAGCGCGACGTGGTCGCCATCACCTTCGCCCAGGCCGACGAAAAGGTCGCGGGCGTCAAAAGCTACACCCTGCGCGACGGCAAGGTGATCAACTACGCCGACCGCGAGACCCCGACCCGCGGCCGTGAACTGACCATCCTAGAGCAGCTGCTGGGCAACGTCGGCCGTGGCGGCATGCTGCCCCGCGACGACGAAGACGGCGCCCCGGGCAACCGCCCGGGCGACCGCCGCTAG
- a CDS encoding TonB-dependent receptor, translating to MKNRILGTTAFAVVAASPFVAFAQASTAADTGAVEEIIVTGTYRRSLEQAVDLKRDNVGFSDSIVATDVANFPEQNLAEALQRIPGVTIERNKGLGSRVMVRGLPSEFTFVSINKLATASGSGGRDVEFDIFASEIIQQVTVQKSPKASDEEGGIAGSINISTARPFDYSGRKLVASAEGAHNSISEKVDPKVSFLASDTWGDFGALASFSMATRTNRTDSNSGINFRPAFRFLEAGGAREAQARATLLRDVGLNLSNADMDNRDVTGRIIFQDKVGDRVYLNEQDQWGGTLSLQYQPSSNLTLSFDAMLGGFDGTEDEYDAAAYSASSRSTFETVHSFDKTTLADDGLVVLRDVSYTATQHEILSKERISKTDYAQFGTELKWKGDNWELNALAGYSGAEKTIDYANLKHVAYAPSRTRWTDRGGETVKSNNPLSIDMYNSPQSYLFEAYETNLESITDDKYAAQADFTRHFDLGFFPALDNIQVGARYTKKTKEREYGALNIQGPSAGSTAWLNKRTLAESQIAPIGDIVPGGGYSIGNLNWSQASNDYARRTFRYAGFSTPFDVGQYYEVSEEVLSAYAMADFKFDLASVPVFVNAGGRYVDTTVNSAGYHQVQTPTGGTAYTPDPVSSEGSYKKFLPSVNVTADLMENTVLRGAASETLIRPALTDLAYKRTASWNSFRFTDGNPNLKPTYAKQWEVGLEHYLGNGGLLAASYFWKEIEGVVRSQLTGTVPNVTKYNANGTVDGVYDFDVYQPVNADGSYKVSGVELVAVVPFGFIHERLEGFGINANYTLLDSSLTGQSIIGVATPPVGLADNTYNVTLFYENDRFQARASYNYKDKYVEGIGYEMYPIWRDGYGQTDISVSYNVTDSIQVNLEAINVTDEATTGYTMDPSFPVMYEKSGRRVSLGLRMNF from the coding sequence ATGAAAAACCGTATTCTGGGCACGACGGCGTTCGCCGTTGTGGCTGCATCGCCGTTCGTCGCTTTCGCACAGGCGTCCACCGCGGCTGACACGGGGGCGGTCGAAGAGATCATCGTCACCGGCACCTATCGGCGCAGCCTGGAGCAGGCGGTCGACCTCAAGCGCGACAATGTCGGCTTTTCCGATTCCATCGTCGCCACCGACGTGGCGAACTTCCCCGAGCAGAACCTGGCCGAAGCGCTGCAGCGCATCCCCGGCGTGACCATCGAGCGCAACAAGGGTCTGGGCAGCCGGGTCATGGTGCGCGGCCTGCCGAGCGAGTTCACCTTCGTCTCGATCAACAAGCTGGCGACGGCGTCGGGCAGCGGCGGCCGTGACGTCGAATTCGACATCTTCGCCTCGGAGATCATCCAGCAGGTCACCGTTCAGAAGTCGCCCAAGGCGTCGGACGAAGAGGGCGGCATCGCCGGTTCGATCAATATCTCGACCGCCCGTCCGTTCGACTATTCGGGCCGCAAGCTGGTGGCCTCGGCCGAAGGCGCCCACAACTCGATCTCCGAGAAGGTTGACCCGAAGGTCAGCTTCCTGGCCAGCGACACCTGGGGCGACTTCGGCGCCCTGGCGTCGTTCTCCATGGCGACCCGCACCAACCGCACCGACTCCAATTCGGGCATCAACTTCCGACCGGCGTTCCGCTTCCTGGAAGCCGGCGGCGCGCGCGAAGCCCAAGCCCGCGCCACCTTGCTGCGCGACGTCGGCCTGAACCTGTCGAACGCCGACATGGACAATCGCGACGTCACCGGCCGCATCATCTTCCAGGACAAGGTCGGCGACCGCGTCTATCTGAACGAGCAGGATCAGTGGGGCGGCACCCTGTCGCTGCAGTACCAGCCGTCCTCGAACTTGACCCTGTCGTTCGACGCCATGCTCGGCGGCTTCGATGGCACAGAGGACGAGTACGACGCGGCGGCCTATTCGGCCTCCAGCCGCAGCACGTTCGAGACCGTCCATTCATTCGACAAGACGACCCTGGCCGATGACGGCCTCGTCGTCCTGCGCGACGTGTCCTATACCGCCACCCAGCACGAAATCCTTAGCAAGGAGCGGATCAGCAAGACCGACTACGCCCAGTTCGGGACCGAGCTGAAGTGGAAGGGCGACAACTGGGAACTCAACGCGCTGGCCGGTTACTCGGGCGCCGAAAAGACCATCGACTACGCCAACCTCAAGCATGTGGCCTATGCCCCGTCGCGCACCCGTTGGACGGATCGCGGCGGCGAGACGGTCAAGAGCAACAACCCGCTCTCGATCGACATGTACAACTCGCCGCAGAGCTACTTGTTCGAGGCGTACGAGACGAACCTGGAGTCGATCACGGACGACAAGTACGCCGCTCAGGCCGACTTCACCCGTCACTTCGATCTCGGCTTCTTCCCGGCCCTGGACAATATCCAGGTCGGCGCCCGCTACACCAAGAAGACCAAGGAACGTGAATACGGCGCGCTGAACATCCAGGGTCCGAGCGCCGGCAGCACGGCATGGCTCAACAAGCGTACCCTGGCGGAAAGCCAGATCGCTCCGATCGGCGACATCGTGCCGGGCGGCGGCTATTCGATCGGCAACCTGAACTGGAGTCAGGCGAGCAACGACTACGCCCGCAGGACCTTCCGCTACGCCGGCTTCTCCACGCCATTCGACGTGGGCCAGTACTATGAAGTCTCCGAAGAGGTCCTCAGCGCCTACGCCATGGCGGACTTCAAGTTCGATCTGGCCAGCGTTCCGGTGTTCGTCAACGCTGGCGGCCGCTATGTGGACACGACGGTGAATTCGGCCGGCTACCACCAGGTGCAGACCCCCACGGGCGGCACCGCTTACACCCCCGACCCGGTGTCGAGCGAGGGCAGCTACAAGAAATTCCTGCCGAGCGTGAACGTCACCGCCGATCTGATGGAAAACACCGTCCTTCGCGGCGCGGCGTCGGAGACCCTGATCCGGCCGGCGCTGACCGATCTGGCGTACAAGCGCACCGCCAGCTGGAATTCGTTCCGCTTCACCGACGGCAACCCGAACCTCAAACCCACCTACGCCAAGCAGTGGGAAGTGGGCCTGGAGCACTATCTGGGTAATGGCGGCCTGCTGGCGGCCTCGTACTTCTGGAAGGAGATCGAGGGCGTCGTCCGCAGTCAGCTGACGGGCACGGTTCCGAACGTGACCAAGTACAACGCCAACGGTACGGTCGACGGCGTCTATGACTTCGACGTCTATCAGCCGGTCAACGCCGACGGCTCCTACAAGGTCAGCGGCGTCGAGCTGGTGGCGGTTGTGCCGTTCGGCTTCATCCACGAGCGCCTGGAAGGCTTTGGTATCAACGCCAACTACACGCTTCTGGACAGCTCGCTGACCGGGCAGTCCATCATCGGCGTGGCGACCCCGCCGGTCGGTCTGGCCGACAACACCTACAACGTCACGCTCTTCTACGAGAACGACCGGTTCCAGGCCCGCGCGTCCTACAACTACAAGGACAAGTACGTCGAAGGCATCGGTTACGAGATGTACCCGATCTGGCGCGACGGCTACGGCCAGACCGACATTTCGGTCAGCTACAATGTGACCGACAGCATCCAGGTGAACCTGGAGGCCATCAACGTCACCGACGAGGCGACCACCGGCTACACGATGGATCCGTCCTTCCCGGTCATGTACGAAAAGTCGGGACGCCGCGTGAGCCTGGGCCTGCGGATGAACTTCTGA
- a CDS encoding sodium-translocating pyrophosphatase, which translates to MSLTLVFLAGLLAVLYGIVQTAVLMRASPGNARMQEIAAAIQEGAQAYLRRQYTTIAIVGVVILAAVWFLIGQWAAIGFVVGSVLSGLAGFAGMLISVRANVRTAQAASESLAKGLSLAFTSGAITGMLVAGFALLGVSGYFIVLTMHLGFDPTSREVVDALVALGFGASLISIFARLGGGIFTKGADVGGDMVGKVEAGIPEDDPRNAATIADNVGDNVGDCAGMAADLFETYAVTTVATMVLAAIFFRGTEVVSTMMLLPLAICGVCIVTSIIGAFFVRLGKNKNIMGALYQGLIVTGVLSIGAVWWVINDLVTGPVTIGDKTFGAMELFYCGLAGLAVTAAIVVITEYYTGTGFRPVRSVAKASVSGHGTNVIQGLAMSLESTAAPALVIIAGIIVTYGFAGLFGIAIATTTMLSLAGFIVALDAFGPVTDNAGGIAEMAGLPGDVRVSTDALDAVGNTTKAVTKGYAIGSAGLGALVLFAAYTEDLKFFTANAEPGSFFEGVGTVTFDLSNPYVVVGLLFGGLLPFLFGGMAMTAVGRAAQAVVEEVRRQFREIPGIMEFNAKPEYGKAVDILTKAAIREMIVPSLLPVVSPIVLFFVINAIAGKAQAFSALGAMLMGVIVTGLFVAISMTSGGGAWDNAKKYIEEGNYGGKGSEAHKAAVTGDTVGDPYKDTSGPAVNPMIKITNIVALLLLAVLAHGAIG; encoded by the coding sequence ATGAGTCTTACTCTGGTCTTTTTGGCCGGTCTGCTGGCGGTGCTTTACGGCATCGTACAGACAGCCGTGCTTATGCGCGCCTCGCCAGGCAATGCGCGAATGCAGGAGATCGCCGCGGCGATCCAGGAAGGGGCGCAGGCCTATCTGCGCCGCCAATACACCACCATCGCCATCGTCGGGGTCGTCATCCTGGCCGCCGTCTGGTTCCTGATCGGCCAATGGGCGGCCATCGGCTTCGTCGTCGGGTCTGTGCTGTCGGGCCTCGCGGGCTTCGCGGGCATGCTGATCTCGGTGCGCGCCAATGTGCGCACGGCGCAGGCTGCATCCGAAAGCCTCGCCAAGGGCCTGTCCCTGGCGTTCACCTCCGGCGCCATCACCGGCATGCTGGTGGCGGGTTTCGCGCTGTTGGGCGTCAGCGGCTACTTCATCGTCCTGACGATGCACCTGGGCTTTGATCCGACCAGCCGCGAAGTCGTGGACGCGCTGGTGGCGCTGGGCTTTGGCGCATCGCTGATTTCGATCTTCGCCCGCCTGGGCGGGGGCATCTTCACCAAGGGCGCCGACGTGGGCGGCGACATGGTCGGCAAGGTCGAGGCGGGCATCCCGGAGGATGATCCGCGCAACGCCGCCACCATCGCCGACAACGTGGGCGACAATGTCGGCGACTGCGCCGGCATGGCCGCCGACCTGTTCGAGACCTATGCGGTGACCACGGTCGCCACCATGGTCCTGGCGGCGATCTTCTTCCGCGGGACGGAGGTGGTCTCAACCATGATGCTGCTGCCGCTGGCGATCTGCGGCGTGTGCATCGTCACCTCGATCATCGGCGCGTTCTTCGTCCGCCTGGGCAAGAACAAGAACATCATGGGAGCCCTGTATCAGGGCCTGATCGTCACCGGCGTGCTGTCCATCGGCGCGGTCTGGTGGGTGATCAACGACCTGGTCACCGGTCCGGTCACGATTGGCGACAAGACCTTTGGGGCCATGGAGCTGTTCTATTGCGGGCTCGCGGGCCTGGCGGTGACGGCGGCCATCGTGGTCATCACCGAGTACTATACCGGCACGGGCTTCCGTCCGGTCCGCTCGGTGGCCAAGGCGTCGGTTTCGGGTCACGGCACCAATGTGATCCAGGGCCTTGCCATGTCGCTGGAGTCCACGGCGGCCCCGGCGCTGGTGATCATCGCCGGCATCATCGTCACCTATGGCTTCGCCGGCCTGTTCGGTATCGCCATCGCCACCACCACCATGCTGTCCCTGGCCGGCTTCATCGTCGCCCTGGACGCCTTTGGACCGGTGACCGACAACGCCGGCGGCATCGCCGAGATGGCGGGTCTGCCGGGCGATGTGCGGGTCTCGACCGACGCGCTGGACGCGGTGGGCAACACCACCAAGGCGGTGACCAAGGGCTACGCTATCGGTTCGGCCGGTCTGGGCGCCCTGGTGCTGTTCGCGGCCTATACCGAGGACCTGAAGTTCTTCACGGCCAATGCAGAGCCGGGATCGTTCTTCGAAGGCGTGGGGACGGTCACCTTCGACCTGTCCAACCCCTATGTCGTCGTCGGACTGCTGTTCGGGGGGCTGTTGCCCTTCCTGTTCGGCGGCATGGCGATGACGGCCGTCGGCCGCGCCGCCCAGGCGGTGGTCGAGGAAGTCCGACGCCAGTTCCGCGAAATCCCCGGCATCATGGAGTTCAACGCCAAGCCTGAATACGGCAAGGCGGTGGACATCCTGACCAAGGCGGCGATCCGCGAGATGATCGTGCCATCGCTGCTGCCGGTGGTTTCCCCCATCGTGCTGTTCTTCGTCATCAACGCCATCGCGGGCAAGGCTCAGGCCTTCTCGGCGCTGGGGGCGATGCTGATGGGCGTGATCGTCACCGGCCTGTTCGTCGCCATCTCGATGACCTCGGGCGGCGGCGCGTGGGACAACGCCAAGAAGTACATCGAGGAAGGCAATTACGGCGGCAAAGGCTCCGAGGCCCACAAGGCCGCGGTGACCGGGGACACGGTGGGTGATCCTTACAAGGACACCTCCGGCCCGGCCGTGAACCCGATGATCAAGATCACCAACATCGTGGCCCTGCTGCTGCTCGCAGTGCTGGCCCACGGGGCGATCGGCTGA